In Megachile rotundata isolate GNS110a chromosome 10, iyMegRotu1, whole genome shotgun sequence, the sequence GCAATAGTTTCACTTTCAAGATAATGACCCTGTGGTGGATTAGCAGGCGCGTTAAGAGCTACTTCTGGATTAGTTAATACTTCCGGACTTGTGTGTCCTATATATTGTAAGAGCTGAAgaagtttaaaattattattatattattcattcattgaacattaattttttcgAAATGGGTAAACGTACATCATCCAAATTATCCATATCGCTCGCAGCATTCGCAAACGTGGGTAATATATGAGGTTCACGATGTCTTATAGTATGTCGAGGTGTACAAGTTTGAGATGTTGTAACACTGTTTAGATCTTCTATTTGCATTTTTGCTTTCCACTCGACTGAAGAAATGAACAGATTTGATGTGAATTGTAACATAAaaggaaatttcaatttcaataatgTATCTGTCTTACCGTGTTTTGTAAATGCTATTGGAATATCGTCTTCGACGAACGGTTGACTGTACAAAATAGAACTGTCCCAAGATGCTTTTCCTGCTAAATCTCGCAACAAAACCCTGACCAAAGACGGAGCTGTTGTTAATCCTGCGGTTACACCTCCTCCGGGCGCATCCAATGCCGCCAATTCAACGAGTGACATTATCACGGAGTTTGATAACATCAATAATTGTATATTTGGCGCATGAAAAATGGCAGAAGAAAGCTCATCCCCATCAATACCGGGTACATCATCTAATTCAACAACTAATGAAGATAATCGTGCAGCTCCAATACCCATGGGAAAATGTCCCAAATGATTTATCAAATGCATCATTACCTATGAAGATGAAACTCAAATGATAAGTAACATTTttaaagaagaggaagaagaactaaaaaatttatatgtcaCCATTTTTGCTGCCAACTGAACAGACTGAATGTTTCCTCGTCGAGGTGATTTCATGGAAGTTTCGTCAGCCAAGTTATCCAAAGTTATGTCAGGATCGAAATCATCATCTTCATCTTCATGACTTTTGTTCGACTGCGTAACATCTTTACTGATTTTATCTTTCACTATATTATCCAAAACCTATGTGTATTTAAGGCACACATTATGATTTATGTTGCATTAGTTTTATAAGTATAGTCACACGCTACTGACCGTGAATAAAGTCATTAATAATGGTTTTCCTTGAAATACACGCAACAAAACAAATGGACCAAGATGCATAGCCCACTCGCCCAAGCAGAACAACATCGATATTATCAAAGGACCGCGTTTTTCTCGAGTACTCATATATCCAAGTGTTTCTGACAAAAtctgaatataaataaatacaagttTAGTTTAAGTTTAATTGTCAAACAATAGCTTTCTGAACAACCTacctgaataattttacatggcACATTTGGATACAACTCTAAGAGGATGTCCGCCTTATCGCACAGCAACAATAAAGAATCGCATGCCACTTGAGCAACAATGGCATGGTTGGCCTGCGGAACAgagaataaatttaattcaagcattatatttgcataatgttatCGTTCCGATTAGTTTAGGAAGCATGTTAATCACTAACAAATACAAAGTATAATTGGATCAAAAATATCGTCCGACATTTTACACACGAACGTGCAATATTAAACCATGCAATGTTGGTATCCTTAGGGAGACACGTAGACATCAGTCGACAGATATGTACTGTAACAACACGTAATAAGGTTCGACATAGGTTAGCTGATCCAAGAAAAACTACCTGATCCATTAGTGGATAACAGAAACCAGCTCTGCGACGCTCTGTCCCTTGCATCCgctgtcaatcaaactcaatggAATCTACTACTACTTACAACTTAAACATTGTTAGATAAACTTGTCTGTTTAAAAGATTGCAACTGCAATCTTTAAGGATACACAATGAAATACTTAGTATTTAAAAACCATATTTtaagtacaaaatattaaacaaatataattcaGATCTAAGTTAACATGCAGAAATATCAAAGAATCTTTTTTTTCCATAACCGTTTTCCAAGAACAGACTTGAAAAACTTACTCTGAGTGCTAAAAGAAGAACCGTGACAGATTCTGGTATCCTCGGATGTTGATTTTTGTAACACAGCTCTCTGTACACAAACATAGCAATACTTGAAAGTGCCACGCATCTTGCAATACCGGTAGGTTCTCGCCTACAACTTCTCAAAAGAATCGTGATTATGTGCTCCTACAATGAAACAATTTGTATCAAAATATTTCCACTAGgtctgtattaaataaatactacaTTTTATCACCTTCGCATCTGGACATTTCATGGTCACAATATCCGTCGAAGTAGGTTGCAACACAGGTAATTTAATTGTTGTGGCAGGTAAGGACAGTAATGATCCGATTATCGAGACAGCCTCTGTCCGTGGTGCCTGTAATGATATTACTTTTACTTCTATATCTCTATAATACCGTGCTATAAAGTTActatgaaatttatattataccCCAATATCCTGACTGCTTAATATGACATTAGCAGCATGGATATAATCCAAGATTAAAAGGCTAGACCCAGGAAGATTTAAACTGAACAATCTAGGACCAGTGTACTTGACAAGTACATGTAATACTTTACTGTCGTTACTAACGATACCGTTATGAACCGCACGATAAAAAAGTGTCAAGTGTTGTTTTGGTAAATTGATATCCTGCGGCTGTACTGTCAAAAGACAGATCAAACGGTACGCTGCCAATTTCCCTACTTCGTACTGACTAGGAAGTTGTATCGCCTAAAAACAGAATAACCCTAAATAATGTCAAAATATTATAGTAATTCGAATATAGTGAGCAATGTAGTAAAACCTTGAAACACCATGGAGCAATTACTGTTAACGGAGGTATAAGTTCCGGAGCTGGCGGGGTTGCCTGATTGTCTCCAGATACGCCTTGATTCAAACGAATCTACACAACGCGAAATACAACGATAAATAGTTTGTTTTAATTAAGGTGTATGAAATAAAATCGACATCGCACTTTTATAAGGGTTTGCGTCAGTTGAACCAGATAATCCATAACTTGACCATGAAGAACTGGATCTTGAATATTATTCACGTCTCCTAATGCAGACAACATACGTCTCCACAATACAACCGCTACATCAGGTAACCATCCACGAACACCACCACCTGCCATAACAGATCTTCTTTCTGATGCATCATTAGTatctgtaaaataataattcataacCAAACCTTTCAAGTTCTATTGATATATTAATACAACAccagaaattataaatgaatagaaaaattaaaaattaaacttaaaaaatttattagtaaCTGCATTCATTGATGTAACTAGATGAGGTCAGTGTGAGCCTTATAGTAAATAGGGTAAAGTAACAGAATCTGGTCTGTTCCAGATAATCCTAGTTACACCAATAATCGCATTACGAACGTAAATAAAATACGCAACTACATATAATTTTACTATGTGACTATACCAAATGAcatgatataaataaaaaacaaagatCGTATAAATAAAATCGTTAATATACAAAAAAAGAACTTAAGCAAAGCGAAACAATCAATTATTATTTAGATAATAATGCACTTCACTGTTAGTTTTACGTTATGAATGTTGTGCAGTAGATAAAACACACAGAAGTACTctgattttgtaaaaatgtttatatgtcGTTACGCAATTAAAAATGATGCTCTCGTATCTTGATGAAGATATGAACTAGTGGCAAATGATATACTTACCAATACTACTGCCGTCAATATTTTCTATCTGTATCGGACTGTCTTTGTTGCTGTCAACGCCGCTGCTAGGCGTTGGAGAAGGACAACGCGGAGATGGTGGTTCGCTATCAACCATAACAACGCTGTCCAACGACTTAGCGCGTCTGTTGGGTAACATTTTCCGGCCAACTCCTGACGATGCTGTGGTACCACTTGACAGCAGCCGTGCCATGTCTTGCTCTATCGATAGGGGGAGTACTGCGCGCGTGGAAATTGTTTACGCTTAGTACACAAATAAGCCACAACCACTGAgagaaatgtttatattaaactGAATTAACTGATGACTCGACGAGTAAAATTAGGAGAAAGCACGATCAAGGAGAATGAAGTCACACACGAAGGGGAGAGtaaaaagataaaaagaaaAGTATGAGACGAGACAAGTGTCTGGTTGATGCCaaactaattatttttaaaccagAGTCAGCGTCAAAGCAAAAAAATAGAAgacaaagttataaataaacTGCACGCACTGTCAGCAACATAGATGGCACTACCAAGTAATagaattaatgaattataatGAAAACAGAAGAGGAATGATGATAAGTGAATTGCTTACCAGGAATACCACTGTGTACAGTATGTGCACGATGTCTATGAACCTTTACGCGTGCTTTCCCATTGTATATCGTATTATCACTTGCACTACGTGGAAGAGGTCGAACTTTTCTTAAGTCTCGCATTGGATGATCTGTTGAAAAGAAGTATTTCATGCGACTGAACATAATAACTTTTAAAGAACTTTTGTTATGTCCTTTACCAGTAACACTTTCTTTAGAAACAGTATTGTTATCTTGGTCAACGCTTCCTTTGCGTGGGGGTTGAACGCTTCCGGTGGAAGCAGCACGGCTTCCGACACCTCGACGCTTTTTAGTTTTTTGTTCGCTCAATCTATCTAATGGCAGATCATTCAAATCCAAATTGTACACGTGCCTGGCAAGTACCCTTGTTAAAGTATCCAATGTTTTCTacgataaaaagtaaaaaatagttCCGCTGTTATCATGCTCGCATGAATATAAAGTTTATTTCAACTTACCGCCCATTCTCGAATCAATTCTTCCCATTGTGTCAATGATGTCAGAACTTCCAAAAACTGATCCCATAATTGGGTAGAAATAACAACGTTTAAATTGGCTTTAATCCACGTAACGATTAAGGTCTGAAATATGGCAGGTGCGAGTTTGCCACCGATGCTTTCCTGAACTTTGCGCCGAGAAGATTTCTCATTCAGAACGAGtgatgttatttgtaataatacccTAGTAAATAAATACAAAGTAAAAGTATAGATTTACTGGATCGTTCTATCGTTTatgagaaaatataaattttacttgGTTACCTAAGCAACTGTTCCCAAGTAGCAGGTTCTAATCTAGAATTCATTACGACGTATCGGTAAACATTCAAGACTCTTTTGCAACTATCTGTTTGTTCTTCCAATAATGTGAGGGACGCGTTAGGTCcataattttcgagaaaaaaaaCATTAGAAGCTTGTGTGatgaatatttgtaaaacatTCTGTAATCCTGctcttataaataaattttctctgTGTATAGCACCAAGGTAGGAGTCGTTCCTTAATCTCGTTTGACGATAATTTTCTGACGGACTTTTATCCATATCACTTATATCTTTTTTGGTATTATCTTCTAAGTCTCTTTCTTTGTGGCTGTCCAATGGCTCTAACATAAATGGTGGAAGTtcctataatattaaattcccaaattttcataagtCACTTGATTATCCAGACATTATTAGTAAAGCAAAGATACTTGGCCTACCTCGGATAACAATTATGCCAacgattatatataataattttaatgggTAACTTACATTCATTTGAATCCAATCTTTATAAACGGCTATAGCTTTCCTTATAGCACCAGCATGATTGAAATCCAGCAGAAACGCTTGCCTGTACAATTCGTGTACAAAATTTACATTATCTCTGTTACCATATAAAACCTCTCTAACAAGGGTAACTGCTGAAACACTACTATCTTCCTGATTTTGATTCTCTTGTTGTGATACATTTGATTCAGGAGATAGCGAAGTGGAATCAGTTGGATTTTGTGTAACCGAAACACGACGAAGTTCTGATTCCGTATTTTCTTCGTTCGGAGTTGTGCTAAACCAAATTAAGAGTTGTGTGAAAATCATAGAAAGGAATGAAACTTCCGAATTCAATATAATACCTATGCGAAAGATGTGCGACACGAGTATCTTTTCGAGCGACATGGGTAAAATTAGCGATCCATTTAATCAAAGCAACTTTACATAAAACATAATTATCTTGACTTTGATTCGTTGGTTTACGCATCGTAGGCAATTCTAAATTCGGTTTgtataatgaaaaattatcATCAAACTCAGGACAAATATAACGAAGGTACGTAGCTTTAAAACGctctaataaaaattgaaaagtctTGTGCTGTCGTGAAGATTTATCCCGCCATTCTATTTTTACAACCTACAAAGAGAAATCAGATATTTTTACAacattgattttaataaaaaaataaaattagatcAAGGTAAAACATTTCAACATGAATGTATACCTGAGTAACCATAAATTCAAGTAATGCTTCTAAAAATCGAACAGTCTCATTATCAAGAGGCTTTTCCCCACTTTGTGGAGGTAAAATGGGTCCATTGTCCACTGGAGTGACAGGACATTGATTGGACCCATTATCATGAAAAGTACTTTGTGACAATTGTGTATCATAAAATTCTCTCTTATCTTTATCATCACAACCTATTACTTTTGCAAGTTTATCTTTTTTCCCATCTGTCTTGCGCTCTGATTTATAAGGAGATGGTTGTTGAGGTGGAAAGCCTGGTACCAAGCTTGCAAACATTTGATGGATGTGTTCGGGTGCATTTTCACCAAGTGCTTGATaccacaaaataaaatatctgaaatttttaattaatatagacATATGAGTAAAATCAAAGATACATGTACTATATTCAATCTAACATACCTTATGGCTTCTCTTCTAAGTTTCCAGCTATTACCAGGATGTAAAAGTTTCTCCAAAATCCTTGCCAGGCTATGACACTGCCATCTTCTATTAAGAAGCTCAGGAAGAAGAGTTAAAACTTTCTCCAAAAGCTGCAATACCTGTTCTAATTCCTCCCTATGTGCTTTATGcactataaaaaaaatattttcttaataaatgtataatatttagCTATGTAATCTTTATACTTTAATactaataaacaaaaataaagtaaagaaGCACTAGTTCATAGAACTTATACACATAGATCAATCATGAAACTATTATACTTAAGTAACCAGATGTACTGAGCAGATTAATGCAACTCAAACTTCAACATGCATGGGATATTTACTTTGTCACCTGTCTATTACTCACCAATGTGGAATGAAAGTTCTGGCAGCAAAATAGAAAGAAAACAAGCAAActatatgtaattttaattttaatataatcatCTCAAATATATTGCTATAAATAAAACTGCAGTTACATTGATAGGAATTGCAGTCATATTCATATTTGTATGCAATGcaagtataatttatattatagacCATAAAATAACTATATTAACATCTTTACCTCGTTGCCTTAGGTTTGCTTCAGCTGATACGAAACAATCATATAGAATAAAATACACGTGACTGAAGTTGCCTTCAAAAAACCCTTTTGCTTCATCGGTATCCACATTTTCTATAAAACATAGGCATACACAAACATCATGTATTTCAATCAACTTATATGTTccttttacaatatttcctaATTTGGATTAATTGATATAAATGTTGAAAATACAGCAATGTTTTATACtaccaaaattattaatacattcTTTTCATAAGATGTTTGGATCATAGGGAAGGTCATAGAACCTCTGTTACATCATCATTGATTTCAAGCACCTATGCTTCTTGCATGCTTTTGTACGCTCATGAAActactataaatattattttcatatgcAAATA encodes:
- the LOC100880013 gene encoding putative Rho GTPase-activating protein CG5521 isoform X8, yielding MFSKKLHVDVKKSTLKIQDVKKDSATRFKHLKIVLENVDTDEAKGFFEGNFSHVYFILYDCFVSAEANLRQRELSFHIVHKAHREELEQVLQLLEKVLTLLPELLNRRWQCHSLARILEKLLHPGNSWKLRREAIRYFILWYQALGENAPEHIHQMFASLVPGFPPQQPSPYKSERKTDGKKDKLAKVIGCDDKDKREFYDTQLSQSTFHDNGSNQCPVTPVDNGPILPPQSGEKPLDNETVRFLEALLEFMVTQVVKIEWRDKSSRQHKTFQFLLERFKATYLRYICPEFDDNFSLYKPNLELPTMRKPTNQSQDNYVLCKVALIKWIANFTHVARKDTRVAHLSHSTTPNEENTESELRRVSVTQNPTDSTSLSPESNVSQQENQNQEDSSVSAVTLVREVLYGNRDNVNFVHELYRQAFLLDFNHAGAIRKAIAVYKDWIQMNELPPFMLEPLDSHKERDLEDNTKKDISDMDKSPSENYRQTRLRNDSYLGAIHRENLFIRAGLQNVLQIFITQASNVFFLENYGPNASLTLLEEQTDSCKRVLNVYRYVVMNSRLEPATWEQLLRVLLQITSLVLNEKSSRRKVQESIGGKLAPAIFQTLIVTWIKANLNVVISTQLWDQFLEVLTSLTQWEELIREWAKTLDTLTRVLARHVYNLDLNDLPLDRLSEQKTKKRRGVGSRAASTGSVQPPRKGSVDQDNNTVSKESVTDHPMRDLRKVRPLPRSASDNTIYNGKARVKVHRHRAHTVHSGIPVLPLSIEQDMARLLSSGTTASSGVGRKMLPNRRAKSLDSVVMVDSEPPSPRCPSPTPSSGVDSNKDSPIQIENIDGSSIDTNDASERRSVMAGGGVRGWLPDVAVVLWRRMLSALGDVNNIQDPVLHGQVMDYLVQLTQTLIKIRLNQGVSGDNQATPPAPELIPPLTVIAPWCFKAIQLPSQYEVGKLAAYRLICLLTVQPQDINLPKQHLTLFYRAVHNGIVSNDSKVLHVLVKYTGPRLFSLNLPGSSLLILDYIHAANVILSSQDIGAPRTEAVSIIGSLLSLPATTIKLPVLQPTSTDIVTMKCPDAKEHIITILLRSCRREPTGIARCVALSSIAMFVYRELCYKNQHPRIPESVTVLLLALRANHAIVAQVACDSLLLLCDKADILLELYPNVPCKIIQILSETLGYMSTREKRGPLIISMLFCLGEWAMHLGPFVLLRVFQGKPLLMTLFTVLDNIVKDKISKDVTQSNKSHEDEDDDFDPDITLDNLADETSMKSPRRGNIQSVQLAAKMVMMHLINHLGHFPMGIGAARLSSLVVELDDVPGIDGDELSSAIFHAPNIQLLMLSNSVIMSLVELAALDAPGGGVTAGLTTAPSLVRVLLRDLAGKASWDSSILYSQPFVEDDIPIAFTKHVEWKAKMQIEDLNSVTTSQTCTPRHTIRHREPHILPTFANAASDMDNLDDLLQYIGHTSPEVLTNPEVALNAPANPPQGHYLESETIATILNQRNAEQEHINNWSQHISMCASAISPPSCRPPPAPFHHCRLLFSHLGLSGWEQRTKLHLLSKNEKLLRELRNLDSQRSRETHKIAVIYVSQGQEDKNSILSNVTASKEYESFVARLAWEVELESHTGFLGGLIPGKASGVTAPYFATSFTEILFHVATRMPSDSPESLLQKTRHLGNDEIHIVWSEHWRDYRRDIIPTEFCDVLIVIYPLHNKLYRIQISRKPEIPFFGPLFDECIVEDKVLPGLVRTTALAASRAKRSTLTLYQHYYEERARSIDTVMRNHKEATTFEEFTANVYSPVQPPSPFSGTSSVSASSNLAAALIDSHQGRSGLRSSSAASSDNRANRGD
- the LOC100880013 gene encoding putative Rho GTPase-activating protein CG5521 isoform X9, whose translation is MFSKKLHVDVKKSTLKIQDVKKDSATRFKHLKIVLENVDTDEAKGFFEGNFSHVYFILYDCFVSAEANLRQRELSFHIVHKAHREELEQVLQLLEKVLTLLPELLNRRWQCHSLARILEKLLHPGNSWKLRREAIRYFILWYQALGENAPEHIHQMFASLVPGFPPQQPSPYKSERKTDGKKDKLAKVIGCDDKDKREFYDTQLSQSTFHDNGSNQCPVTPVDNGPILPPQSGEKPLDNETVRFLEALLEFMVTQVVKIEWRDKSSRQHKTFQFLLERFKATYLRYICPEFDDNFSLYKPNLELPTMRKPTNQSQDNYVLCKVALIKWIANFTHVARKDTRVAHLSHSTTPNEENTESELRRVSVTQNPTDSTSLSPESNVSQQENQNQEDSSVSAVTLVREVLYGNRDNVNFVHELYRQAFLLDFNHAGAIRKAIAVYKDWIQMNELPPFMLEPLDSHKERDLEDNTKKDISDMDKSPSENYRQTRLRNDSYLGAIHRENLFIRAGLQNVLQIFITQASNVFFLENYGPNASLTLLEEQTDSCKRVLNVYRYVVMNSRLEPATWEQLLRVLLQITSLVLNEKSSRRKVQESIGGKLAPAIFQTLIVTWIKANLNVVISTQLWDQFLEVLTSLTQWEELIREWAKTLDTLTRVLARHVYNLDLNDLPLDRLSEQKTKKRRGVGSRAASTGSVQPPRKGSVDQDNNTVSKESVTDHPMRDLRKVRPLPRSASDNTIYNGKARVKVHRHRAHTVHSGIPDTNDASERRSVMAGGGVRGWLPDVAVVLWRRMLSALGDVNNIQDPVLHGQVMDYLVQLTQTLIKIRLNQGVSGDNQATPPAPELIPPLTVIAPWCFKAIQLPSQYEVGKLAAYRLICLLTVQPQDINLPKQHLTLFYRAVHNGIVSNDSKVLHVLVKYTGPRLFSLNLPGSSLLILDYIHAANVILSSQDIGAPRTEAVSIIGSLLSLPATTIKLPVLQPTSTDIVTMKCPDAKEHIITILLRSCRREPTGIARCVALSSIAMFVYRELCYKNQHPRIPESVTVLLLALRANHAIVAQVACDSLLLLCDKADILLELYPNVPCKIIQILSETLGYMSTREKRGPLIISMLFCLGEWAMHLGPFVLLRVFQGKPLLMTLFTVLDNIVKDKISKDVTQSNKSHEDEDDDFDPDITLDNLADETSMKSPRRGNIQSVQLAAKMVMMHLINHLGHFPMGIGAARLSSLVVELDDVPGIDGDELSSAIFHAPNIQLLMLSNSVIMSLVELAALDAPGGGVTAGLTTAPSLVRVLLRDLAGKASWDSSILYSQPFVEDDIPIAFTKHVEWKAKMQIEDLNSVTTSQTCTPRHTIRHREPHILPTFANAASDMDNLDDLLQYIGHTSPEVLTNPEVALNAPANPPQGHYLESETIATILNQRNAEQEHINNWSQHISMCASAISPPSCRPPPAPFHHCRLLFSHLGLSGWEQRTKLHLLSKNEKLLRELRNLDSQRSRETHKIAVIYVSQGQEDKNSILSNVTASKEYESFVARLAWEVELESHTGFLGGLIPGKASGVTAPYFATSFTEILFHVATRMPSDSPESLLQKTRHLGNDEIHIVWSEHWRDYRRDIIPTEFCDVLIVIYPLHNKLYRIQISRKPEIPFFGPLFDECIVEDKVLPGLVRTTALAASRAKRSTLTLYQHYYEERARSIDTVMRNHKEATTFEEFTANVYSPVQPPSPFSGTSSVSGSTTSVQSTASSNLAAALIDSHQGRSGLRSSSAASSDNRANRVLHNLFRVSDGSRVWFSNDTPDSTALHGISPRPVKKMSFKTGPKQRANTQSTPPDSPRYK
- the LOC100880013 gene encoding putative Rho GTPase-activating protein CG5521 isoform X3, translated to MFSKKLHVDVKKSTLKIQDVKKDSATRFKHLKIVLENVDTDEAKGFFEGNFSHVYFILYDCFVSAEANLRQRELSFHIVHKAHREELEQVLQLLEKVLTLLPELLNRRWQCHSLARILEKLLHPGNSWKLRREAIRYFILWYQALGENAPEHIHQMFASLVPGFPPQQPSPYKSERKTDGKKDKLAKVIGCDDKDKREFYDTQLSQSTFHDNGSNQCPVTPVDNGPILPPQSGEKPLDNETVRFLEALLEFMVTQVVKIEWRDKSSRQHKTFQFLLERFKATYLRYICPEFDDNFSLYKPNLELPTMRKPTNQSQDNYVLCKVALIKWIANFTHVARKDTRVAHLSHSTTPNEENTESELRRVSVTQNPTDSTSLSPESNVSQQENQNQEDSSVSAVTLVREVLYGNRDNVNFVHELYRQAFLLDFNHAGAIRKAIAVYKDWIQMNELPPFMLEPLDSHKERDLEDNTKKDISDMDKSPSENYRQTRLRNDSYLGAIHRENLFIRAGLQNVLQIFITQASNVFFLENYGPNASLTLLEEQTDSCKRVLNVYRYVVMNSRLEPATWEQLLRVLLQITSLVLNEKSSRRKVQESIGGKLAPAIFQTLIVTWIKANLNVVISTQLWDQFLEVLTSLTQWEELIREWAKTLDTLTRVLARHVYNLDLNDLPLDRLSEQKTKKRRGVGSRAASTGSVQPPRKGSVDQDNNTVSKESVTDHPMRDLRKVRPLPRSASDNTIYNGKARVKVHRHRAHTVHSGIPVLPLSIEQDMARLLSSGTTASSGVGRKMLPNRRAKSLDSVVMVDSEPPSPRCPSPTPSSGVDSNKDSPIQIENIDGSSIDTNDASERRSVMAGGGVRGWLPDVAVVLWRRMLSALGDVNNIQDPVLHGQVMDYLVQLTQTLIKIRLNQGVSGDNQATPPAPELIPPLTVIAPWCFKAIQLPSQYEVGKLAAYRLICLLTVQPQDINLPKQHLTLFYRAVHNGIVSNDSKVLHVLVKYTGPRLFSLNLPGSSLLILDYIHAANVILSSQDIGAPRTEAVSIIGSLLSLPATTIKLPVLQPTSTDIVTMKCPDAKEHIITILLRSCRREPTGIARCVALSSIAMFVYRELCYKNQHPRIPESVTVLLLALRANHAIVAQVACDSLLLLCDKADILLELYPNVPCKIIQILSETLGYMSTREKRGPLIISMLFCLGEWAMHLGPFVLLRVFQGKPLLMTLFTVLDNIVKDKISKDVTQSNKSHEDEDDDFDPDITLDNLADETSMKSPRRGNIQSVQLAAKMVMMHLINHLGHFPMGIGAARLSSLVVELDDVPGIDGDELSSAIFHAPNIQLLMLSNSVIMSLVELAALDAPGGGVTAGLTTAPSLVRVLLRDLAGKASWDSSILYSQPFVEDDIPIAFTKHVEWKAKMQIEDLNSVTTSQTCTPRHTIRHREPHILPTFANAASDMDNLDDLLQYIGHTSPEVLTNPEVALNAPANPPQGHYLESETIATILNQRNAEQEHINNWSQHISMCASAISPPSCRPPPAPFHHCRLLFSHLGLSGWEQRTKLHLLSKNEKLLRELRNLDSQRSRETHKIAVIYVSQGQEDKNSILSNVTASKEYESFVARLAWEVELESHTGFLGGLIPGKASGVTAPYFATSFTEILFHVATRMPSDSPESLLQKTRHLGNDEIHIVWSEHWRDYRRDIIPTEFCDVLIVIYPLHNKLYRIQISRKPEIPFFGPLFDECIVEDKVLPGLVRTTALAASRAKRSTLTLYQHYYEERARSIDTVMRNHKEATTFEEFTANVYSPVQPPSPFSGTSSVSGSTTSVQSTASSNLAAALIDSHQGRSGLRSSSAASSDNRANRVSDGSRVWFSNDTPDSTALHGISPRPVKKMSFKTGPKQRANTQSTPPDSPRYK
- the LOC100880013 gene encoding putative Rho GTPase-activating protein CG5521 isoform X10; protein product: MFSKKLHVDVKKSTLKIQDVKKDSATRFKHLKIVLENVDTDEAKGFFEGNFSHVYFILYDCFVSAEANLRQRELSFHIVHKAHREELEQVLQLLEKVLTLLPELLNRRWQCHSLARILEKLLHPGNSWKLRREAIRYFILWYQALGENAPEHIHQMFASLVPGFPPQQPSPYKSERKTDGKKDKLAKVIGCDDKDKREFYDTQLSQSTFHDNGSNQCPVTPVDNGPILPPQSGEKPLDNETVRFLEALLEFMVTQVVKIEWRDKSSRQHKTFQFLLERFKATYLRYICPEFDDNFSLYKPNLELPTMRKPTNQSQDNYVLCKVALIKWIANFTHVARKDTRVAHLSHSTTPNEENTESELRRVSVTQNPTDSTSLSPESNVSQQENQNQEDSSVSAVTLVREVLYGNRDNVNFVHELYRQAFLLDFNHAGAIRKAIAVYKDWIQMNELPPFMLEPLDSHKERDLEDNTKKDISDMDKSPSENYRQTRLRNDSYLGAIHRENLFIRAGLQNVLQIFITQASNVFFLENYGPNASLTLLEEQTDSCKRVLNVYRYVVMNSRLEPATWEQLLRVLLQITSLVLNEKSSRRKVQESIGGKLAPAIFQTLIVTWIKANLNVVISTQLWDQFLEVLTSLTQWEELIREWAKTLDTLTRVLARHVYNLDLNDLPLDRLSEQKTKKRRGVGSRAASTGSVQPPRKGSVDQDNNTVSKESVTDHPMRDLRKVRPLPRSASDNTIYNGKARVKVHRHRAHTVHSGIPVLPLSIEQDMARLLSSGTTASSGVGRKMLPNRRAKSLDSVVMVDSEPPSPRCPSPTPSSGVDSNKDSPIQIENIDGSSIDTNDASERRSVMAGGGVRGWLPDVAVVLWRRMLSALGDVNNIQDPVLHGQVMDYLVQLTQTLIKIRLNQGVSGDNQATPPAPELIPPLTVIAPWCFKAIQLPSQYEVGKLAAYRLICLLTVQPQDINLPKQHLTLFYRAVHNGIVSNDSKVLHVLVKYTGPRLFSLNLPGSSLLILDYIHAANVILSSQDIGAPRTEAVSIIGSLLSLPATTIKLPVLQPTSTDIVTMKCPDAKEHIITILLRSCRREPTGIARCVALSSIAMFVYRELCYKNQHPRIPESVTVLLLALRANHAIVAQVACDSLLLLCDKADILLELYPNVPCKIIQILSETLGYMSTREKRGPLIISMLFCLGEWAMHLGPFVLLRVFQGKPLLMTLFTVLDNIVKDKISKDVTQSNKSHEDEDDDFDPDITLDNLADETSMKSPRRGNIQSVQLAAKMVMMHLINHLGHFPMGIGAARLSSLVVELDDVPGIDGDELSSAIFHAPNIQLLMLSNSVIMSLVELAALDAPGGGVTAGLTTAPSLVRVLLRDLAGKASWDSSILYSQPFVEDDIPIAFTKHVEWKAKMQIEDLNSVTTSQTCTPRHTIRHREPHILPTFANAASDMDNLDDLLQYIGHTSPEVLTNPEVALNAPANPPQGHYLESETIATILNQRNAEQEHINNWSQHISMCASAISPPSCRPPPAPFHHCRLLFSHLGLSGWEQRTKLHLLSKNEKLLRELRNLDSQRSRETHKIAVIYVSQGQEDKNSILSNVTASKEYESFVARLAWEVELESHTGFLGGLIPGKASGVTAPYFATSFTEILFHVATRMPSDSPESLLQKTRHLGNDEIHIVWSEHWRDYRRDIIPTEFCDVLIVIYPLHNKLYRIQISRKPEIPFFGPLFDECIVEDKVLPGLVRTTALAASRAKRSTLTLYQHYYEERARSIDTVMRNHKEATTFEEFTANVYSPVQPPSPFSGTSSVSVFLLEYFT